Below is a window of Phyllopteryx taeniolatus isolate TA_2022b chromosome 16, UOR_Ptae_1.2, whole genome shotgun sequence DNA.
aaaaatcaaatcaaataatatttttaaaagtttcgCTCTAATCCTGTAGATGACTCAgtaatctgcagtaatattagccgTTTtcttgcagaggataaagaatatatgcctgtgagtattgttatactgtctgtctacatgtgttgcttaaAGCTTTATaacacatagatgctatttgttgGCCCACCTATGGCGTTTTATGTAGTAGCATTTAGGTAGCAGAAGTAAAGGCAACATTGGTGTTTTAAATATCTaacttgtaattctctttatttgacagtaaactttaactggcaGTGGCATAAAATagtttaaaacgttttttttgtttttgtttttagatttaTTCTCTCCGCCAAACTTCCGCTTGTTGTGGAGTGAGCTGAGTTTAGTGCCATCATACatctcgtatctcaaatttgtgCTCTCAAGTTGAAGCGAAAAAAATGCAGGACGCCTCGTACCTCCACAAACTCCTCGGATCTCAAAGTAACAATGTAGATTCAAACAGTACAATCAAGTGTTTTTCCGCCTCGTGATCAAAAGTAACCAGTACACACACTGCATAGTTACTGTAACCGTATttaataaactttaaaaaaaaaaaaaaaagatacaatattGTTCCAAACACTGAAATGAATTGACCTCACATAAACTAATATGCAAGAGTGAGATATTGTTCTCTTGATAGAATGATCACCTTAACATCTTACAAATATGAGCATATAAAATACAGGAAGGATCAACCCTCTTTCTACCCACACCTCGTCATTgcttcattaaatatatttggctTACcaggagacaaaaaaataaattgtcagaCGTTACAAACAGTAATAACATTGCAGTAAAGCCTAATACTGACTTGTGTGGATTGCGTTCATTTCTGCTGAAGCAGTAGTTTGTACAGAAGTGCTTTAGAGTCAGAAAGTGCTGAATTGTCaccataggaaaaaaaaaatacactgcattactcttttttttttttttttttttttttttttaatttgatttaaggGTCTTCGATGTCCATGAATTCCTTTTTGGGTGAGGCAGCACCCCTGTACCAGGCGCAAGAGCCGTCGCTTCTCTTGATGCAAGCAAAGTGTCGGGCCTGCTTGCCGTTGGTCATCTTCTCCGTCAGATAGTCCGTCCACAAGCACTCGGCCGGGCTGCTGATCCCGCACGGGACGGAGGTGCAGCGCGTGATCTACGGCGGACAGGACGGGGATCGAATAAACATCTTCGCTTGCAATGTGGAGCGACTGCTGGAATGCTAATCCTTGTTAAAGACAATCTCCACATAACCAAAGATTATTAATAATGCGCAGAGAAATCCTTTTGCAACATGCGCAAAGCTCCACACTTTAATCTGAGAGACTGTTGACTTGTAtcagtaggtgctgctgttttggttagcaaaagAGATCAAATGGGCTCAGCATTTAGCGCTGTGACATTGTCTATGGAGGAGGCGTTTATTTGTGCAAACATTAGGTTTGAGCCCATGACAGAGCAGTGTAAAggacacatttaaaaaagactGAATCCATCCCTGGTGCTCCTACCTTGCAATCGCAGCCCATTTCGTAGCGCTCCACCAGGCTCTTCTTTTGCGTGGCGCTCAAGACATCCCACGGCTCAAGGAAGCTGCACAGGGTGACGTGCAGCGAACCGTCGGACTCGAGCCGACCTGTGATGGCGGAAATGGCGACAAGAGAGGACATGAAGGGAAGGGGGGAAAACGGAGGCATGGGTGAAATGCAAAAGACGTGTGGTGCACAACAACATAATGCTCGATACGATTTTCAATGACAGGAAACCCCCGCTGATTCACGAACAAAATTTTACACCTATCTGCGTATTTTTTGTGCGCTTTCTGCCACGTTAGAGGAGAACAGCAGCGCGAAGGAAGATTCCCGTAGTGGTCTGGCATGCATGGTTAATGATGGAGAAAGAAGGGTGGTAAACTCCTCcagatgatgcagagaaaggaTGCGATCTCTGTTCTAGCGGTGGAAGTGGACAGCTGATAAGCAGTTACCGCGAGCTGCTCGGCGTATGTCAGACCGATTGCCCGAATACTCAtttgctatagaaaatgaacgTACATATACATCACTgactgaaaaatgaaaatggttgATAGGAAAGTCGCAAAGCAAAACACACGCCGGCGTCCTCGCACTTCGGAAATAAAACGTATCATTTCTGTTTCCAATTTACTGAGTCCAAGTATTGGACTCATGCATTGCCCCATTACTTTTGTCTAATGCTGCCATTCACATCACTGGTAACAAGTTTTGCAGCGGTCAACTTGTTTCTACACCTCTATGAATTATGGTTCAAATTTCTCTCCAAACGTTGATGGTGCCAATGAAGTTTTGAAGTTTGACCGTATAATTATTGTACACATGAAATATTTACCTGCGATTAGATACTCTATGCCTTTAGCCAGAGTGACTCCACATAATGAGGAGGTTGGCGCAGTGTAGATGGCATCAAAATCCTTGTTAGGGCCTTTGAAcatctgaaaaaacaaacaagtttggACACGTGGACTTTGCATACACGCAGACACGTGAACAGAAGTCTTTTACCTTGGTCTGTTTGATGTCATACTTAATGGGTTTGATAAAGTCACCGTCAGCCTTCCCTCCAACCACCTTCGCCTTGATGACTATAAAAGACAGAAGGAGTTTTGAAAGACGATTTaccaaaaaagaccaaaaagcGGCATCCAGGTTTGAGAATTTGGGGCCGTGACAGCGGCACCGCATGACTGTTTCATCAGCTGCACCCTGAAGAAAGAATGTGCGTACACAGCCGGGATCCGAAACGCACCGAGGAAGCCAGTCAGCACTTTGAAGACTAGAATTAAGCAACGATAATCCCCCCTCAAACCCTCGCGGCCTGCCTGTGTTTGGATTAAGAAAAAACTGGCGAGAGGGGAAATCAACTTTTACTTTCCAGCTTCCTGATTGAGAGCTTTGAATGTGAAGGGGGGGAAGAGAACACTTCAAGTGGAAAAATATGATTAAGGCAATACAGATGTGCCGTTTCAGCTCGAGCGCAGCCAAGtacttgagcaaaaaaaaacataaaaaaataaataaaaaataaaagctcagTGTGTCTCTACAGACCGATCACATGCCAGGCAAGTTTAATATCAGTGGCTCGTCATCGTGCGGCCAATGCAGGTGACTCATAAGCTTCCGAACAGAGGAGCCTCGCTGGCATCAGTGCCAACATCAACCATGTCATGTCTAAAAATCCACATTTTGCTTTGTCAACGTGGCGCCAAAGCAAACAAGATCATTTTCCTTTATTGATCATGATTTGATTATAATAGATGCTTGCAGAATATTTCCTTTTAAGGAGATGTGCAAAGCTGactctcacaaaaaaaaaaaaaaaagggaagacaAGAGAAGCGGACAAATGGAGAGAacagtgctgatgctgctgaGGAAGTCTCCAACTCCTCTGGCTACAATTTGCGGTAATCCTGCTCGCCTGACTTTGCAGAATGGTACACAAACGTTGCTCTGCTGGTGTTAAGTAACGTATGTGAAGGGGGCGAATAATCCAAAGGAAAGAAATTGAGTTTCGGACTGTCAGCACGTCGCTTGAAGCGGCAAAGCCATGGGCAAAATACAAGGTGATGCAAAACTAGCTTATATGTTTTACACCATGGAATAAATGATTTCACTACGTAATGTTTGCAATGCTACTGCAAAGTAGACTGAAAATCAGTGTATCTCTTtcgatactgtatgtctgtactCGTACTCATAAAAACACTTACGATGCTACGACACTCGCAAATCTTTAGCGAGCAGTTTTCCGAGAGCGCGCGGTGTGTAGTTTTCGGcggattcaaaaaaacaaaacaaaaaaaaagtaaacgtgcgtttgcttcaaactgtttattgatACTCCGAGTTGAAGtttacagggggggggggggggggaaacaacacaaaagaaagaaaattgcaCGTTATGTATATGTTTAAGCAAACACATACTGCAGCTTTGTCTTGCAAACATCCGCTCGCTAAACGCTAACGCACGATGCTAACACACAACGCTttatgccatagacgggctaacaaatcgCATCGCGGTGTAGATTTTAGAATAACAAAATGCACTCGACATTATTTGTAcagcagttttaaaaaaactactGCAGTGTTGACATAATAGACatagaacataaaacaacatcataataacacaataataaaacgctatatttgagtgaaattcATTGCGTGTTCCATAGacgtttgtgtttttgaaaaatatttgtttgaccGTGTATAAGAAGTGTTACATTTGAGTGATACTTATGCATTGCTTTAATAAAGGCTTGTGTTTCgaacaatatttgattcaagtgtcatacattttcatcaaaattgCCAGACAAGGGGGATAATCAAGTACTTTCGGTACTTTGCTTACTCCAATGAAAGTACTTGTATTTGCTATCGGTGCATCCCGAGTTGAATTCACGCTTCAAGGCATCTTAATTAAGTTATTCTGTCACAAAATCGACTAGAAATTGACCTGAAATGGCGTCCAAAATGTTAACTGCTTTAATTCATGTCCTCAGCAACCCCTGCAATTCCTTACTTATCCAGTTCAACGTGATAGGTTGAAGTCAAAAGTCTACTCAGATGTGTATTTAACACCAAATTCCCCTTTCGAGTCATTTTGTCGCCAAGTTGAGGCCAAATGGCGTCAACCAAAAGGTAAACACGAGTCTTAGCTGTGTCATTGGCAAAATCTATCTTCCCACTCATgttatttcacacacacacacacacacgcacacacacacacacacacacaaaatgccaaGTTAGGAGCGTCATTATTGGAGAAAtcgcccaaaaaaaacacacaaaaaaacattttatcacgGAATCTCGACTTGATCTGTGTATATCGAAATgtcacacaaagtgaaatacgCCACTTGAAACGATGCATAATAAagactccctttttttttttttttttttttttggtgtttgtttTCAAGGTAATAACGAGTCAAGGCGGAGCTGAACTTACCGACGTCCGCTTGGCAAAACGCCTGCTGCGGATGCGTGGCGGCGCAGCTGCAAGCTTGCGCTTCCTTCCACGAGCACAGCAGCACCAGCGGCAGCGCCAACACCTTCAACGTCCAGCTCATCCTTGATCGGAAGTCAAGCGACACCACAACCGTTTGTGCAAAGGGAGCTCTGTTGCGCGGGACTGGTTGGCTCTGCTCGAGTCCGCGTTCGCGAGTCTTTTTATGGCTGCGGAATCCGCCCACACGCGACGTCACTCGGACTGACTGATGACGGTTTTCACCTTTTCGCGCAAAGCACGCAACGCATGCACGTACACTTGTGCATGCACGCGCGCGTGCGTGgacgtgacttttttttttttttttttttaataaaaaaaaataaaaatggacaccCACTAAATACTTCATACAAAATGACTGTTCTTTCTCCTACTGTCTGATCTAGCAAAGTAGCCTACAAAACAAGACAATAATCTGATGATGGTTAAgtttagaaaatatatatattttttaactaaaTAATTGATGAATATCAAATTAATAAGCAAACCTCACATACATTGTATAAACAacttgaaaaactgaaatgtccaAAATTTTCATCGCGATAAAaacgttattatttttttttttttaaagtgagttcacttcattttgtaatttttattttatttattatttttttttttacaacaggaAGCTTGTTGTAGGAGGGGGCCCCATGAGGGAGATTCCCAAATCCCGACGGGTCATTGCAGCGTCAGCAAGGCGTGTCGTTGATATCAACCAATATCAGCCACCACTAACCACCATCCAGTACAATTTTGCCACATCTAAAGTAGCGGCATTGTTTTGCCAGGCACTTTTCTGGCTTGCCTGCCCTTTTGCGGCATCTCTTGAGTCCAGTTGTTCTCAAACTGGGCTCACTGGACAGAAAGCCGAAGCTTAGGAAATAACTTCATACCGAAAACCTTGAAGTAACTGTTATGAATGAATGCACTATAAATGgagttgccaaaaaaaaaaaatggggtggCAACTACAGGTTGTTCGGCTGAAAAGCGTAAGGGAAAATTGAATCACTACAAGTATTTAATTTGCTTTAATTAGACAAGtaaaagtggaaaaacatgaattatttTCTTAAGAAACAAACACGTCCCCTAGTCTGCAATGTTTGTGAGGCATCTTCACGGTAATGAGCTAATGAGTTAGCAGGGCAGCTCATGTTGGCTTTGCGTGTACATGTTATGCCCAACATTACCGTAAAAGACGTtgcaaaaacaactttttttagaGCATGTCTTCACTGGAAAGGACAGCGGTAGGTACTCGTAAGCAGCGTGGGCGTAATTTATGCCTCCGCTACCCTCTCTTATTTATTACGTGTTACGTTCACACTTCGACACCGCACTATAAATAGGTCCTCCTGAAAAATGATGGTAATACTGGAGAATTAAGTAACGCAGTGCCGAGAAGCCTATTTGCGTCATGAACTGACGCATGAATAATCCATAATTACATGTCCGGCTGTGACATCGACggcacgaaaaaaaaaaaatcatggcgTGTTTTCAATAAACAATCAAGTGGACGCACCCCAACAGCAACGATAAATCACAGCAACAATGTAGAAACGCAGATGGTGCAACATGTCAAATGAACATGGCTGTGGCACGCGTTGAGTCAAGTTATCGTCGTGGACTTGAGGGATGTGGTCATCCGCAGTCAGTAAAACACCACTCGCAAAATACTGAAAGACTGGGAAGGGCGAGGTGACATCATCTTCGAATTTAATAGATTCCGTGTGGAGGCGATTCCCCAGAACCCTGTGCCCCTTCTGTGAAAGACTCATGTTGTTATGGTCACATTCTTGACTTCCTCTGCCCTTATTCACGCGTGCTAATTGGCCTTTTGTTGGAAACTTGAGTGCGGAGTGGAGGGGGAAACGCATGGGTTTAAGTATTTTCCGGGGCAGTCACGTTTTTGAGCCTAAGAATCGCACAAAGTGACATGGCCTGGGAATTGGGAACCGCTTGTGTGAAAATTTACAAACGTGAAGAAAAATGAATTCCTTTGAGTCATTTTTTACCaggtcagtgattctcaaagtgtctCAGTCGTGGTATGCGGGCTCCCTAGACTCACTGAAATCAATGTTCAAACtccataatgttacaatggcttaTAAAGGTTTTAAATCCGGTAGAGTACATCTTGCTATGCAGAGTTtggttgtattttacttttaaaaaccCTGTTAATTCAAATACTTGTTTCTCAATACATTGtccatgtttgaaaataattgctgaGAGCTATGCAGTACTCAGTCGTAGAGGTATCGCGTAAAACTCTTTTTCAGTATTTCAGTTTGCCTGATTTTtgtggggcgtggctaaaacgccACCCATTTCTTCCTGTAACTTTATTTACAACTTTATTGGCGCAGCTTTAGAAATTTCTGCTTGTAACCTTAAGAAGttattctcataacatgacacatttattgtagtattactattattattgccATTAAATACCCCTTTATTTTTGCACcgattgttgtatttatttattctaaaaagAACTTATAAGTGACTTCTTTAATGACTTCTGTCTGTCTGATCGTGCTCAGGAGTGTTTCTCGTATTTTGTTTTGCCAGCAGTTGGTCCGCAGCGTTCGCCAATTACTGGCTCGGCATGCGTGTATAGTAACAGAGCTTTGAGTTGTTTTTGAAGGTATGAATGAATAGGAATTGTTTATACAGACTTTTCACAAacatgaagggaaaaaaaaaaaccattgcgTTTGTTTCTAGGTTGTGTATCCTTAGCGGTGAGGGCATCGAATATCCAATGCGTAAAGCTGACAATGTACAAACAAGAAAGAGGAGTCTGTTGGACTTGGCCTTCTCGTTTCCTGACATCATACTTGGCTACCTACTGTCTGGTTTATGGCCACCTCGTGGTAAACACTTCCACTATTTTCCATAGAGGAGCCTATTAGCAGAGTTGCTTGGCTTCatgtgaaaagaaacagaaaaggaGACATCAGATTTGATGCACTCAGAAGGACAAAAAGTCGGCGCAGGGTTGCCGTTCGGAAAAGGGAAAGTTCCCATACGCATGGAAATGTCATAAGGCGCCATGACTCGTCGGTCAAGTGGAATTTACCAGATGTTGGATGCAGTAAGAAAAGAGGAGGAAATgacatgtcaaaaaaaaaagagtagaactATGCTGTGTTTATCTGTAGTTTGGCATCAGAGGAATACCAGAAGCCTCCGACCTGACCAAAGGCTGACCCATTCCCGCCATGTCCTCGGCTTCGGGGCATTCACCGCATGACCTCACAACAAGACCGCACAGAGCTTTTGTCGTTGCAAAACAGGCTTAAACCTCAAGAGCCGCC
It encodes the following:
- the LOC133466461 gene encoding metalloproteinase inhibitor 2-like, producing MSWTLKVLALPLVLLCSWKEAQACSCAATHPQQAFCQADVVIKAKVVGGKADGDFIKPIKYDIKQTKMFKGPNKDFDAIYTAPTSSLCGVTLAKGIEYLIAGRLESDGSLHVTLCSFLEPWDVLSATQKKSLVERYEMGCDCKITRCTSVPCGISSPAECLWTDYLTEKMTNGKQARHFACIKRSDGSCAWYRGAASPKKEFMDIEDP